One window from the genome of Toxotes jaculatrix isolate fToxJac2 chromosome 17, fToxJac2.pri, whole genome shotgun sequence encodes:
- the LOC121196913 gene encoding beclin 1-associated autophagy-related key regulator-like isoform X2: protein MRSTRTVCGWSFGSGTELDHIDPAHTISAALCYATQLVTVLPHILDVNLPKKLCNSEFCGENLSRCHFTRALSKLNTNILHLCFSQHVDSEKLQPHHTLRNIMFLVSLDSLDRTGPFQVSTEPEESMEFVEPEAVGPAEESGDEVATDDKMDLGTEWETVPASRICDIPSQVETPGSPQNVLELS from the exons ATGAGGTCTACTCGAACAGTCTGTGGGTGGAGCTTTGGGTCAGGTACAG AGCTGGACCACATTGACCCGGCTCACACCATCAGCGCCGCCCTCTGCTACGCCACACAGCTTGTCACCGTCCTGCCTCACATCCTGGATGTCAACCTGCCCAAGAAGCTGTGCAACAG TGAGTTCTGTGGGGAGAACCTGAGCAGGTGTCACTTCACCAGAGCTCTGAGCAAACTGAACACCAACATCCTGCACCTCTGCTTCTCACAG catgttgACAGTGAGAAGCTTCAGCCTCATCACACTCTGAGGAACATCATGTTTCTGGTTTCCCTCGACAGCCTGGACAG GACCGGTCCGTTCCAGGTGAGCACCGAGCCGGAGGAGTCGATGGAGTTCGTGGAGCCCGAGGCCGTGGGGCCGGCAGAGGAGAGTGGAGACGAGGTAGCGACAGACGACAAGATGGACCTGGGGACAGAGTGGGAGACGGTGCCCGCTTCGCGAATCTGTGACATCCCATCACAGGTAGAAACACCTGGATCACCCCAGAATGTGTTAGAGCTCAGCTGA
- the LOC121196913 gene encoding beclin 1-associated autophagy-related key regulator-like isoform X1, whose protein sequence is MTSLWSLSQAGDQALMRSTRTVCGWSFGSGTELDHIDPAHTISAALCYATQLVTVLPHILDVNLPKKLCNSEFCGENLSRCHFTRALSKLNTNILHLCFSQHVDSEKLQPHHTLRNIMFLVSLDSLDRTGPFQVSTEPEESMEFVEPEAVGPAEESGDEVATDDKMDLGTEWETVPASRICDIPSQVETPGSPQNVLELS, encoded by the exons ATGACGAGTCTGTGGTCTTTATCACAGGCTGGAGATCAGGCGCTAATGAGGTCTACTCGAACAGTCTGTGGGTGGAGCTTTGGGTCAGGTACAG AGCTGGACCACATTGACCCGGCTCACACCATCAGCGCCGCCCTCTGCTACGCCACACAGCTTGTCACCGTCCTGCCTCACATCCTGGATGTCAACCTGCCCAAGAAGCTGTGCAACAG TGAGTTCTGTGGGGAGAACCTGAGCAGGTGTCACTTCACCAGAGCTCTGAGCAAACTGAACACCAACATCCTGCACCTCTGCTTCTCACAG catgttgACAGTGAGAAGCTTCAGCCTCATCACACTCTGAGGAACATCATGTTTCTGGTTTCCCTCGACAGCCTGGACAG GACCGGTCCGTTCCAGGTGAGCACCGAGCCGGAGGAGTCGATGGAGTTCGTGGAGCCCGAGGCCGTGGGGCCGGCAGAGGAGAGTGGAGACGAGGTAGCGACAGACGACAAGATGGACCTGGGGACAGAGTGGGAGACGGTGCCCGCTTCGCGAATCTGTGACATCCCATCACAGGTAGAAACACCTGGATCACCCCAGAATGTGTTAGAGCTCAGCTGA
- the rcor1 gene encoding REST corepressor 1 isoform X1: MPVMLERNPEAPGKRRGRAPAGGGGSGPGATANTGGKSLSGNGTSTNSCWEEGSSGSSSDEEHGGGGMRVGPQYQAVVPDFDPEVAQTAQLRENLGMLVWIPSSCLNQTQLDEYIAIAKEKHGYNMEQALGMLFWHKHNIEKSLADLPNFTPFPDEWTVEDRVLFEQAFSFHGKSFHRIQQMLPDKSMASLVRFYYSWKKSRSKTSLMDRQTRKHKRERDDSDDDVEDGNRNPVSDSEVDQNKDDKKEASSGSERSDVKPAAGLKTGGKASQRMKKRPPRGMFLNQQDVVSLSSSSAQGLIRHLDCQLVSIKRQIQTIKQMNSSLKEKLSSGVDEFRQPEVNQKFNTRWTTEEQLLAVQAIRKYGRDFQAISDVIGNKSVVQVKNFLVNYRRRFNLDEVLQEWEAEHGMEGGDGGGEEEKMEEKMEVCPAEEEEVTAKETKENGASATFPPRTGGVKDVARNKEEDEELEERPQRPVRLPEDGDDPGLRSQTRICTLRQRTKDSSSLVDSQKPLAS; the protein is encoded by the exons ATGCCGGTGATGCTGGAGAGAAACCCGGAGGCTCcggggaagaggagaggcagagccCCGGCTGGCGGCGGTGGGAGCGGCCCCGGAGCAACAGCGAACACCGGCGGTAAAAGTCTGTCCGGTAATGGAACCAGCACCAACAGCTGCTGGGAAGAAGGAAGTTCGGGATCTAGCAGCGACGAGGAGCATG gtggagggGGGATGCGGGTCGGACCGCAGTACCAGGCCGTGGTTCCGGATTTTGACCCGG agGTGGCCCAGACGGCTCAGCTCAGAGAAAACCTCGGGATGTTGGTTTGGATCCCCAGCAGCTGTCTGAACCAGACTCAGT TGGACGAGTACATCGCTATTGCCAAAGAGAAACACGGCTACAACATGGAGCAG GCTCTGGGGATGCTGTtctggcacaaacacaacatcgAGAAATCTTTGGCCGATCTGCCGAACTTCACCCCGTTTCCTGATGAGTGGACGGTGGAGGACAGAGTCCTGTTTGAACAGGCCTTCAGTTTCCACGGCAAGAGCTTCCACCGCATCCAACAGATG ttACCTGATAAGTCCATGGCCAGCCTGGTTCGCTTTTATTACTCTTGGAAGAAAAGTCGCAGTAAAACCAGtctgatggacagacagacccgaaaacacaagagagagagagatgacag tgacgaTGATGTTGAAGACGGTAACAGAAATCCAGTGAGTGACTCGGAGGTCGACCAAAATAAAGACGACAAGAAGGAG GCAAGTTCTGGATCAGAGAGGTCAGATGTGAAACcagctgctggactgaag acaggTGGTAAGGCATCTCAGCGGATGAAGAAACGTCCTCCCAGAGGAATGTTTCTGAATCAGCAGGATGTCGTCTCTCTGTCGTCTTCGTCTGCTCAGGGACTCATCAGGCACCTGGACTGTCAGCTGGTCTCCATCAAGAGACAg attcaGACCATTAAACAGATGAACAGCTCTCTGAAGGAGAAGCTCAGCTCAGGAGTCGACGAGTTCAGGCAACCAGAG GTGAATCAGAAGTTTAACACTCgttggaccacagaggagcagctgctCGCTGTACAAG CCATCAGGAAGTATGGGCGGGACTTCCAGGCGATCTCAGATGTGATTGGTAACAAGTCAGTGGTTCAGGTGAAGAACTTCCTGGTGAACTACAGACGGAGGTTCAACCTGGACGAGGTTCTTCAGGAGTGGGAGGCCGAGCACGGcatggagggaggagatgggggaggagaggaggaaaagatggaggagaagatggaggtgtgtcctgctgaggaggaggaggtcactGCCAAGGAGAcaaaggag AACGGTGCCAGCGCAACATTCCCGCCCAGAACAGGCGGCGTAAAAGACGTTGCACGCAACAAAGAAGAGGACGAGGAGCTGGAAGAAAGACCACAAAGACCAGTGCGACTTCCTGAAGACGGAGATGATCCAGGTTTAAGAAGTCAGACAAGGATCTGCACGTTACGTCAGAGGACAAAG GACTCATCCTCTCTGGTGGACTCCCAGAAGCCTCTGGCCTCCTGA
- the ankrd9 gene encoding ankyrin repeat domain-containing protein 9, which yields MPWLIPSQLDLLSSSPSERQCERTAFSFYCAVRERLPVWLLEDMRSMEVFCWEDGRPRAFLPSEALLYALVHDHRDYARYLLNRYSVSALRAPRCNFCCRRSSGTPHLNLAVRYDRVSILSMMAETLKDCTAQSERRELLDGCGGCSHVADAGKTAVQLAVELSRPDCLLQLLVHGAQPDGLDAALQTLASCNASQQRGAQRCLDLLLLFLPKPPPLRRLQEEPQRWQSLLGNEVFGWLCGLAPPPLLLMALRCLARSGPDQISTLPDFLQPHTWQ from the coding sequence ATGCCGTGGCTGATACCCTCTCAGCTGGACCTCCTGTCTTCTTCGCCGTCTGAGCGTCAGTGTGAGCGGACGGCGTTCTCCTTCTACTGCGCGGTGCGGGAGCGGCTGCCGGTCTGGCTGCTGGAGGACATGCGCAGTATGGAGGTCTTCTGCTGGGAGGACGGACGCCCTCGAGCCTTCCTGCCGTCGGAGGCACTGCTGTATGCGCTCGTGCACGACCACCGTGACTACGCACGCTACCTGCTCAACAGGTACTCGGTGAGCGCGCTCAGAGCGCCCCGATGCAACTTCTGCTGCCGCCGCAGCAGCGGTACTCCGCACCTGAACTTGGCGGTGCGTTACGACCGCGTGTCGATCCTCAGCATGATGGCGGAAACTCTGAAGGACTGCACCGCGCAGAGCGAGCGGCGGGAACTCCTGGACGGCTGCGGGGGCTGCTCGCACGTCGCTGATGCAGGAAAGACCGCCGTGCAGCTGGCGGTGGAGCTGTCGCGTCCGGAttgtctgctgcagctgctggtccACGGCGCGCAGCCCGACGGACTCGACGCCGCGCTGCAGACGCTCGCCTCCTGTAACGCGTCTCAGCAGCGCGGCGCGCAGCGCTGCCtcgacctgctgctgctgtttctgcccAAACCGCCGCCACTGCGCCGCCTGCAGGAGGAGCCGCAGCGCTGGCAAAGCCTGCTGGGAAATGAAGTGTTTGGCTGGCTGTGCGGTCTggccccgccccccctcctgctgatggctctTAGGTGTCTGGCCCGGTCCGGACCGGATCAGATCAGCACACTGCCCGACTTCCTGCAACCGCACACCTGGCAGTGA
- the rcor1 gene encoding REST corepressor 1 isoform X2 — MPVMLERNPEAPGKRRGRAPAGGGGSGPGATANTGGKSLSGNGTSTNSCWEEGSSGSSSDEEHGGGGMRVGPQYQAVVPDFDPEVAQTAQLRENLGMLVWIPSSCLNQTQLDEYIAIAKEKHGYNMEQALGMLFWHKHNIEKSLADLPNFTPFPDEWTVEDRVLFEQAFSFHGKSFHRIQQMLPDKSMASLVRFYYSWKKSRSKTSLMDRQTRKHKRERDDSDDDVEDGNRNPVSDSEVDQNKDDKKEASSGSERSDVKPAAGLKTGGKASQRMKKRPPRGMFLNQQDVVSLSSSSAQGLIRHLDCQLVSIKRQIQTIKQMNSSLKEKLSSGVDEFRQPEVNQKFNTRWTTEEQLLAVQAIRKYGRDFQAISDVIGNKSVVQVKNFLVNYRRRFNLDEVLQEWEAEHGMEGGDGGGEEEKMEEKMEVCPAEEEEVTAKETKEDSSSLVDSQKPLAS, encoded by the exons ATGCCGGTGATGCTGGAGAGAAACCCGGAGGCTCcggggaagaggagaggcagagccCCGGCTGGCGGCGGTGGGAGCGGCCCCGGAGCAACAGCGAACACCGGCGGTAAAAGTCTGTCCGGTAATGGAACCAGCACCAACAGCTGCTGGGAAGAAGGAAGTTCGGGATCTAGCAGCGACGAGGAGCATG gtggagggGGGATGCGGGTCGGACCGCAGTACCAGGCCGTGGTTCCGGATTTTGACCCGG agGTGGCCCAGACGGCTCAGCTCAGAGAAAACCTCGGGATGTTGGTTTGGATCCCCAGCAGCTGTCTGAACCAGACTCAGT TGGACGAGTACATCGCTATTGCCAAAGAGAAACACGGCTACAACATGGAGCAG GCTCTGGGGATGCTGTtctggcacaaacacaacatcgAGAAATCTTTGGCCGATCTGCCGAACTTCACCCCGTTTCCTGATGAGTGGACGGTGGAGGACAGAGTCCTGTTTGAACAGGCCTTCAGTTTCCACGGCAAGAGCTTCCACCGCATCCAACAGATG ttACCTGATAAGTCCATGGCCAGCCTGGTTCGCTTTTATTACTCTTGGAAGAAAAGTCGCAGTAAAACCAGtctgatggacagacagacccgaaaacacaagagagagagagatgacag tgacgaTGATGTTGAAGACGGTAACAGAAATCCAGTGAGTGACTCGGAGGTCGACCAAAATAAAGACGACAAGAAGGAG GCAAGTTCTGGATCAGAGAGGTCAGATGTGAAACcagctgctggactgaag acaggTGGTAAGGCATCTCAGCGGATGAAGAAACGTCCTCCCAGAGGAATGTTTCTGAATCAGCAGGATGTCGTCTCTCTGTCGTCTTCGTCTGCTCAGGGACTCATCAGGCACCTGGACTGTCAGCTGGTCTCCATCAAGAGACAg attcaGACCATTAAACAGATGAACAGCTCTCTGAAGGAGAAGCTCAGCTCAGGAGTCGACGAGTTCAGGCAACCAGAG GTGAATCAGAAGTTTAACACTCgttggaccacagaggagcagctgctCGCTGTACAAG CCATCAGGAAGTATGGGCGGGACTTCCAGGCGATCTCAGATGTGATTGGTAACAAGTCAGTGGTTCAGGTGAAGAACTTCCTGGTGAACTACAGACGGAGGTTCAACCTGGACGAGGTTCTTCAGGAGTGGGAGGCCGAGCACGGcatggagggaggagatgggggaggagaggaggaaaagatggaggagaagatggaggtgtgtcctgctgaggaggaggaggtcactGCCAAGGAGAcaaaggag GACTCATCCTCTCTGGTGGACTCCCAGAAGCCTCTGGCCTCCTGA